One genomic window of Halorubrum hochsteinianum includes the following:
- a CDS encoding dolichol kinase-like protein: MPLPAAAWRERVEFERRLVHASGTLYPVPFLLGWISWETTGRLLVGSVAVAALLEALRLTDSVGPLAPLYDALVREYEADGVAGYALYQVGMAVTALLFAPVFAVPAMWMLSIGDPISGGLGENAATEPKRLPVVAAMVFVCFGIAVPYAIPEFGPDPGVIVALAGAVPAAVADGLPPLIRGVAVDDNLTIPPAAASGMFLAAALIA, from the coding sequence GTGCCCCTCCCGGCCGCGGCGTGGCGCGAGCGCGTGGAGTTCGAGCGGCGGCTGGTCCACGCGAGTGGCACGCTGTACCCGGTCCCGTTCCTGCTCGGCTGGATCTCGTGGGAGACGACGGGGCGGCTGCTGGTGGGCAGCGTCGCGGTCGCGGCCCTCCTCGAAGCGCTGCGGCTCACCGACTCGGTCGGCCCGCTCGCGCCCCTGTACGACGCGCTCGTCCGCGAGTACGAGGCGGACGGGGTCGCGGGCTACGCGCTGTATCAGGTGGGGATGGCCGTCACCGCGCTCCTCTTCGCGCCGGTGTTCGCCGTGCCCGCGATGTGGATGCTCTCGATCGGCGACCCCATAAGCGGCGGCCTCGGCGAGAACGCGGCGACGGAGCCGAAGCGGCTCCCCGTGGTCGCTGCGATGGTGTTCGTCTGCTTCGGGATCGCCGTCCCGTACGCGATCCCCGAGTTCGGCCCCGACCCGGGCGTTATCGTCGCCCTGGCGGGCGCGGTCCCGGCCGCCGTCGCCGACGGCCTCCCGCCGCTCATCCGCGGCGTGGCCGTCGACGACAACCTCACGATCCCCCCGGCGGCC